The following are encoded in a window of Ranitomeya variabilis isolate aRanVar5 chromosome 8, aRanVar5.hap1, whole genome shotgun sequence genomic DNA:
- the RBSN gene encoding rabenosyn-5, producing MAAQYAPFDEEGEVREGFLCPLCLKDLQSFYQLQCHYEEEHSSEDRDVKGQLKNLVQIAKKAKNKLLKKDGGERAEGGSQDRYEAFSYGGVDPCMWDPQEIGAVRSHLSDFKRHRAARIDHYVVEVNKLIIRLEKLTSFDRTNTESAKIRAIERSVVPWVSDQDVPFCPDCGNKFTIRNRRHHCRLCGSIMCRRCTELITIPFANKLTSASKHSASTHGSPNLSPNTSAQTSRRGSISSLSSVSSVLEEKDDDKIRCCQHCKDTLLKRETQMDEKEHTPEIVKVYQRLRACMDRVDEKAPEYIRMAQSINAGETTYNLDHANGLRVEVQKLYELIDALSKKILTLGMNEEPKPHPKHLQLQKMVRYSATLFVQEKLLGLMSLPTKEAYEELKEKRKQENEQKLQRERQAALEAQRRRDEKKRDAVPRISEALNGEPRPTGRIRKVEGWLPTSGVPRNRETSDPLLQQIENITSYIQQAQVAGRTDEVRMLEENLRQLQDEYDQQQVETAIRMSKELAEEEAMQREQLEVLRKREEIREQKRSLAQHSRAHSLDFRDHRQVTAWQDKHTAALDLQLPRRDLTPVRSPSPSDTRPDLSLHISPLLPSKSVPLNPFEDEEDESEPAHSDPIQQNGKREYNPFDEEDEDDQDGSRHEVTQPSSNPFEMSPDRDYSPPATKNPFKKDELPCIGNPFEEPDEEAIEEDLLLQQIDNIKAYIFDAKHSGRLDEVELLTENLRELKKTLAKQKEQTQ from the exons ATGGCGGCGCAGTACGCCCCGTTCGATGAAGAAGGTGAAGTTCGGGAAGGCTTCCTGTGCCCGCTGTGCCTGAAGGATCTGCAGTCCTTTTACCAGCTGCAGTGTCACTACGAGGAGGAGCACTCCAGCGAGGACCGCGATGTCAAGGGGCAACTCAAAA ATCTGGTGCAAATTGCTAAGAAAGCAAAGAACAAACTACTAAAGAAAGATGGAGGCGAGCGGGCCGAGGGCGGATCCCAGGATCGCTACGAGGCTTTCAGCTATGGCGGAGTGGACCCTTGTATGTGGGACCCACAGGAAATCG GGGCGGTGCGGAGTCACCTGTCCGATTTTAAGAGGCACCGAGCTGCTAGAATTGATCACTACGTGGTGGAAGTCAACAAGCTCATCATACGCCTGGAAAAG CTAACGTCGTTTGACCGCACTAATACGGAGTCTGCCAAGATCAGAG CCATAGAGAGGTCTGTGGTGCCGTGGGTCAGCGACCAGGACGTGCCTTTCTGTCCAGACTGCGGGAACAAGTTCACCATCCGCAACAGGCGACACCACTGCCGGCTCTGCGGCTCCATCATGTGCCGGCGATGCACCGAGCTGATCACCATTCCATTTGCCA ATAAACTAACCAGCGCCAGCAAACACTCCGCCTCTACCCACGGCAGTCCCAACTTATCCCCTAACACTAGCGCTCAGACCTCCCGTCGGGGCAGCATCAGCAGCCTCAGCAGCGTCAGCTCCGTCCTGGAGGAGAAGGATGACGACAAGATCCGCTGCTGTCAGCACTGCAAGGACACACTACTAAAGAGGGAGACGCAGATGGACGAGAAGGAGCACACCCCGGAAATCGTGAAGGTCTACCAG AGGCTCCGGGCCTGTATGGACAGGGTGGATGAAAAGGCCCCAGAATACATCCGCATGGCACAATCTATAAA CGCTGGCGAGACAACCTACAATTTAGACCACGCCAACGGCCTGAGAGTGGAGGTGCAGAAACTCTATGAGCTAATAGATGCTTTAAG TAAGAAAATACTAACCCTGGGAATGAACGAAGAGCCCAAACCTCACCCCAAACATCTCCAGCTGCAGAAGATGGTCAGATACTCGGCGACGCTGTTTGTGCAG GAAAAACTATTAGGTTTAATGTCGCTGCCAACTAAGGAGGCGTACGAGGAGTTAAAGGAAAAGCGGAAACAGGAAAATGAGCAAAaactacaacgagaacgacag GCGGCTCTTGAAGCACAGAGGAGGCGAGATGAGAAGAAGAGAGACGCCGTGCCCCGCATCTCCGAAGCCTTGAACGGAGAACCTCGGCCGACGGGCCGCATTCGAAAGGTGGAAGGATGGTTACCGACGTCTGGTGTTCCTCGGAATCGAGAGACCTCCGACCCCCTCCTACAGCAAATCGAGAACATCACCTCCTACATCCAGCAGGCTCAGGTGGCCGGACGCACGGATGAAGTCCGCATGTTAGAAGAAAATCTGAGGCAGCTGCAGGATGAGTACGACCAGCAGCAAGTGGAGACGGCCATAAGGATGTCCAAAGAGCTGGCCGAAGAGGAGGCCATGCAGAGAGAACAGCTGGAGGTGCTGAGAAAGCGGGAGGAAATCCGAGAGCAGAAGAGGAGCCTGGCTCAGCACAGCAGAGCTCACTCCCTGGACTTTCGGGACCACCGACAGGTGACGGCCTGGCAGGATAAACACACGGCAGCGCTGGATCTCCAGCTCCCGAGACGCGACCTCACTCCAGTACGGTCACCAAGTCCTTCAGACACAAGACCGGACCTCTCCTTACACATCTCTCCGCTTCTTCCCAGCAAATCTGTTCCCTTAAACCCctttgaggatgaggaggatgagtccGAACCGGCCCATTCAGACCCGATCCAGCAAAACGGCAAAAGGGAATACAACCCAtttgatgaggaggatgaggacgaCCAAGACGGGAGCCGCCACGAGGTCACACAACCTTCTTCCAATCCATTCGAAATGTCACCCGACCGAGACTACTCCCCACCGGCTACAAAAAACCCCTTCAAGAAGGACGAGCTCCCCTGCATTGGGAATCCCTTTGAGGAGCCGGATGAGGAGGCGATTGAGGAGGATCTGCTCCTACAACAGATCGATAACATCAAAGCCTACATATTCGACGCCAAGCACAGCGGACGTCTGGACGAGGTGGAGCTCCTGACCGAGAACCTGAGGGAACTGAAGAAGACTTTGGCCAAGCAGAAAGAACAGACCCAGTGA
- the MRPS25 gene encoding small ribosomal subunit protein mS25 — protein MPMKGPFPIRRTLQYLQSGDIVFKNSVKIMTVNYNSRGSHGDGARKFVFFSVPQIQYRNPWLQIMLLKNMTPSPFLRFYLDDGEQVLVDIEDKSRLEILHHVKKILGKTEETLKEEEKAKMVLSNPANFGPKKYYLRECLCEVDGQVPCPGVVPLPKEMTGKYKAKLKAGTEV, from the exons ATGCCGATGAAGGGCCCGTTCCCGATCCGCCGCACCCTCCAGTATCTGCAGAGCGGGGACATCGTCTTCAAGAACAGCGTCAAAATCATGACCGTCAACTACAACTCACGGGGAAGTCACGGAGACGGCGCCAG GAAGTTTGTCTTTTTCTCGGTCCCCCAGATCCAGTATAGGAACCCCTGGCTGCAGATTATGCTGCTGAAGAACATGACGCCGTCCCCATTCCTGCGCTTCTACCTGG ATGACGGGGAGCAGGTCCTGGTTGACATTGAAGACAAAAGCCGGTTGGAAATCTTGCATCATGTAAAGAAAATCCTGGGCAAGACAGA AGAGACCCTAAAAGAAGAAGAAAAGGCGAAAATGGTGTTGTCCAATCCTGCCAATTTTGGCCCCAAAAAGTACTACCTGCGTGAGTGCCTGTGTGAGGTAGATGGGCAGGTCCCGTGCCCCGGAGTTGTTCCGCTGCCAAAAGAAATGACTGGGAAATACAAAGCTAAACTAAAAGCCGGGACAGAGGTGTGA